In one window of Ruminococcus albus AD2013 DNA:
- the dut gene encoding dUTP diphosphatase: MRLLFKKLRENAVIPKYQTEYSAGLDLCACVDGEISIPAGETVKVPTGLAAELEGEKNAVLLIYARSSLATKLGLAPANCVGVVDWDYRGELIVALHNASAEDRVIQNGDRIAQLVVTPIYRPEVCESDELSDTARGAGGFGSTGI, from the coding sequence ATGAGGTTATTGTTCAAGAAACTGCGTGAAAACGCAGTCATACCGAAATATCAGACAGAGTACAGCGCAGGGCTCGATCTTTGCGCCTGTGTTGATGGCGAGATAAGTATACCCGCAGGTGAGACCGTGAAAGTTCCCACAGGGCTTGCGGCGGAACTTGAAGGCGAAAAGAATGCTGTACTGCTGATTTATGCGAGAAGTTCTCTGGCGACAAAGCTTGGTCTTGCCCCTGCAAACTGCGTAGGCGTAGTTGACTGGGATTACCGCGGTGAACTGATAGTCGCACTGCACAATGCATCAGCCGAGGACAGGGTGATACAGAACGGCGACAGGATAGCACAGCTGGTAGTAACGCCTATATACCGTCCCGAGGTATGCGAAAGCGATGAACTTTCCGACACTGCAAGAGGTGCAGGCGGATTCGGCTCAACCGGAATTTAA
- the hypE gene encoding hydrogenase expression/formation protein HypE, giving the protein MSEKTVTLAHGAGGKQTSELIDRVFKAHFSNPQFTADDAAVLNIGDGRLAMSTDGFIVSPFEFNGGNIGKLSICGTVNDLSCMGAKPLYLTCAFVIEEGFPLDKLEEIAASMEKTAAEAGVKIVAGDTKVAGKGQVDKIFITTTGIGRIMDNADTSGTYAKPGDAVIVTGDVGRHGCTILLARDEYGIDANVDSDCAPLWGTVESLYTVTNDIHTIRDATRGGVGTVLYEIAEQSNVGVRLNAEDIPVDPAVKGVCGMLGLEPLYLACEGRLVIIAPKDKAPALVEKLREGKYSKNAAIIGEITAENAGRVVMETEIGAQTMLPQPGGELLPRIC; this is encoded by the coding sequence ATGTCAGAAAAAACAGTTACCCTCGCCCACGGTGCGGGCGGAAAGCAGACCTCGGAACTTATCGACAGAGTTTTCAAGGCACATTTTTCAAATCCTCAGTTCACAGCAGATGATGCCGCTGTTCTGAATATCGGCGACGGCAGACTTGCCATGTCCACCGACGGCTTCATCGTTTCCCCCTTTGAATTCAACGGCGGAAACATCGGCAAACTCTCCATCTGCGGAACAGTCAACGACCTTTCCTGCATGGGTGCGAAGCCTCTGTACCTCACCTGCGCTTTCGTCATCGAAGAGGGCTTCCCCCTTGACAAGCTTGAAGAGATTGCGGCTTCTATGGAAAAGACCGCGGCAGAAGCAGGCGTTAAGATAGTCGCAGGCGATACCAAGGTAGCAGGCAAGGGTCAGGTGGATAAGATATTCATCACCACCACAGGCATAGGCAGGATAATGGATAACGCTGATACCTCGGGCACATACGCTAAGCCCGGCGATGCTGTAATCGTTACGGGCGATGTGGGCAGACACGGCTGTACCATACTTCTCGCCCGCGATGAATACGGCATAGATGCCAATGTTGACAGCGACTGCGCACCTCTCTGGGGCACAGTTGAAAGCCTGTATACCGTCACCAATGATATCCACACTATCCGTGACGCTACCCGCGGCGGCGTTGGTACAGTCCTCTATGAGATTGCAGAGCAGAGCAATGTAGGTGTTCGCCTGAATGCAGAAGATATCCCCGTTGACCCCGCTGTCAAGGGCGTTTGCGGTATGCTGGGCCTTGAACCCCTCTACCTCGCCTGTGAGGGCAGACTTGTGATAATCGCCCCCAAGGACAAAGCACCTGCACTGGTTGAAAAGCTCCGCGAGGGCAAGTATTCCAAGAATGCCGCTATCATCGGCGAGATAACCGCCGAAAACGCAGGCAGAGTAGTCATGGAGACCGAGATAGGCGCCCAGACCATGCTCCCTCAGCCCGGCGGCGAACTTCTCCCGCGCATATGCTGA
- the hypD gene encoding hydrogenase formation protein HypD translates to MNEQAKKARDIIVNYKGRPLRIMEVCGTHTHEIFKLGLRKLLPENVELISGPGCPVCVTPVGFIDEAIWLALEKGCVITTFGDLIRVPGTEMSLAGARAKGAQVRPVYSPLDAVEMARQNPDEQIVFLAVGFETTTPSACLAAETAKNCGLTNFSLLTANKTMPNAYAALEGSADAFLYPGHVNAITGTAICEELKAKGVSGVIAGFTASELLTALAVILKNAEKDEPFFVNCYPRVVKPEGNPPARKLIEKVMEPCDTEWRGLGVIPMSGMKLRDEYADFDARKKYAMPEIKGKPNPACRCGEVLQGKCKPCDCKVFGKVCTPEHPVGACMVSDEGACAAYYQYGGV, encoded by the coding sequence GTGAACGAACAGGCTAAAAAGGCAAGGGATATAATCGTTAACTATAAGGGAAGACCCCTGCGTATAATGGAGGTCTGCGGCACCCATACCCATGAGATATTCAAACTGGGTCTGCGCAAGCTTCTGCCCGAAAATGTTGAACTTATCTCGGGACCCGGATGTCCCGTGTGCGTAACTCCCGTGGGATTTATAGATGAAGCTATATGGCTGGCACTGGAGAAAGGCTGTGTTATAACCACATTCGGCGACCTTATCCGTGTACCGGGTACGGAGATGTCTCTTGCAGGTGCAAGGGCTAAGGGCGCACAGGTACGCCCCGTTTATTCCCCGCTGGATGCAGTTGAAATGGCAAGGCAGAACCCCGATGAGCAGATAGTTTTTCTTGCCGTGGGTTTTGAGACCACTACCCCCTCAGCCTGTCTTGCGGCTGAAACAGCTAAAAACTGCGGGCTTACCAATTTCTCTCTGCTGACCGCAAACAAGACCATGCCCAATGCCTATGCGGCATTGGAGGGCAGTGCTGACGCTTTCCTTTATCCGGGTCATGTAAACGCGATAACAGGTACAGCTATATGCGAGGAACTTAAAGCCAAAGGCGTATCGGGCGTTATCGCGGGCTTTACCGCAAGCGAACTTCTCACCGCCCTTGCAGTGATACTGAAGAACGCTGAAAAGGACGAGCCTTTCTTCGTCAACTGCTACCCCCGCGTAGTTAAGCCCGAGGGCAATCCCCCCGCACGGAAGCTGATAGAAAAGGTAATGGAGCCCTGCGATACCGAATGGCGCGGTCTTGGCGTTATCCCCATGTCGGGCATGAAACTCCGCGATGAGTACGCCGATTTCGATGCAAGAAAGAAGTACGCTATGCCCGAGATAAAGGGCAAGCCCAATCCTGCCTGCCGCTGTGGAGAAGTCCTGCAAGGCAAATGCAAACCCTGCGACTGCAAGGTATTCGGCAAGGTATGTACCCCCGAACACCCCGTAGGTGCCTGCATGGTATCCGATGAGGGTGCCTGTGCGGCTTACTATCAGTACGGCGGAGTATAA
- a CDS encoding HypC/HybG/HupF family hydrogenase formation chaperone: MCVGLSAKVVNVKDGTALIDANGAKREVSADLLEDLEPGDYVMVHAGVAIAKITSNDEDEAFDVMEGLL, from the coding sequence ATGTGTGTTGGATTATCTGCAAAAGTAGTAAACGTTAAGGACGGTACAGCCCTTATAGATGCAAACGGCGCAAAGCGCGAGGTCAGCGCCGATCTGCTGGAAGACCTCGAACCCGGTGATTATGTGATGGTGCACGCAGGTGTGGCTATCGCAAAGATCACCTCGAACGACGAGGACGAAGCATTTGATGTAATGGAGGGTCTGCTGTGA
- the hypF gene encoding carbamoyltransferase HypF: protein MNNIKTVNIRVFGIVQGVGFRPFTAVTAEELGISGTVANKGSYVDIYATGEEASLAAFADRIRHDPPERAMVLEVEVTDIEYTEFSGFEIIESEKEMGDIFVSPDIATCPKCRAELFDKTDRRYLHPFINCTQCGPRLTILESMPYDRERTTMKEHPMCEKCSSEYHDPATRRYDAQPVCCNDCGPEVYIVGTDIKGGDAITLIRRAIMEGKIAAVKGIGGFHLCCDAHNEEAVSRLRELKSRPAKPFAVMMRDMDTVRKQCHIRDGQEEYLTGWQKPIMLLKKRSCCTLSEKIAPDNTTVGVMLPYAPVQMLLFDYPDDVDMTDCLVMTSGNVRGAPICRSDEDALKEIGGFCDLMLSHNRKILLRADDSVCDWLFDKPYMIRRSRGFAPLPVMLKNKADKQVLAVGGELKNSFCIARGDLLYPSPYVGDMADIRTVKALEESTERMCGLLETNPEVIVCDTHPKYNTVRVAEDIAKKLGVPLIKVQHHYAHILSCMAENGFDGKVIGVSFDGTGYGDDGTIWGGEFLLCDYRGYKRVGSIRPFMQTGGDLSSKEGWRIASALIRDAFGDGGEVLCQRLGICDGMEYKLQKAMAEKGLNSVKSTSCGRLFDAVSAILGIKRTSTFEGEASVALMCEAERCLAKRHEISENYRTPEKLIKYQDGFVTLCTMALAADIAERKLACCQPDVLAYTFHAVLADMVTAACEKISEDTGINTVALSGGVFQNRLLTKLCHERLTAKGFTVLLHSLIPPNDGGIALGQAAYGIYNS from the coding sequence GTGAACAACATAAAAACTGTCAATATACGTGTTTTCGGCATAGTGCAGGGCGTAGGCTTCCGACCTTTCACCGCTGTGACCGCCGAAGAACTCGGCATCAGCGGAACAGTGGCGAATAAGGGTTCCTATGTGGATATCTATGCCACAGGTGAAGAAGCTTCTCTTGCAGCCTTTGCCGACAGGATAAGACATGATCCTCCCGAACGCGCCATGGTTCTTGAGGTAGAAGTCACCGATATTGAATATACCGAATTTTCGGGCTTTGAGATAATCGAGAGCGAAAAGGAGATGGGAGATATATTCGTTTCCCCCGATATCGCCACCTGCCCGAAATGCCGTGCAGAACTGTTCGATAAAACGGACAGAAGATATCTGCACCCCTTTATAAACTGTACCCAGTGCGGTCCGCGTCTGACTATACTGGAGTCTATGCCCTATGACCGCGAACGCACCACCATGAAAGAACACCCCATGTGCGAAAAGTGTTCTTCCGAGTACCACGACCCTGCTACACGCCGCTATGATGCACAGCCCGTGTGCTGTAACGACTGCGGCCCCGAGGTCTACATCGTGGGCACCGATATAAAGGGCGGTGACGCCATCACACTTATCAGGCGCGCCATAATGGAAGGTAAGATAGCGGCAGTAAAGGGCATAGGCGGTTTCCACCTCTGCTGTGATGCCCACAACGAGGAAGCCGTTTCACGCCTGCGTGAACTGAAAAGCCGCCCCGCAAAGCCCTTTGCGGTAATGATGCGGGATATGGACACCGTGCGCAAACAGTGCCATATCAGGGACGGTCAGGAAGAATACCTCACAGGCTGGCAGAAGCCAATAATGCTTCTTAAAAAGCGCAGCTGCTGCACTCTCAGCGAGAAGATAGCCCCCGATAATACCACCGTGGGCGTTATGCTTCCCTATGCCCCTGTGCAGATGCTATTATTCGACTATCCCGATGATGTTGATATGACCGACTGCCTTGTAATGACCAGCGGCAACGTCCGCGGCGCACCAATATGCCGCAGTGACGAAGATGCCCTCAAAGAGATAGGCGGTTTCTGCGACCTCATGCTTTCCCACAACAGGAAGATACTTCTCCGTGCAGATGACAGCGTGTGCGACTGGCTTTTCGATAAGCCCTATATGATACGCCGCTCCCGCGGTTTCGCACCCCTGCCCGTCATGCTGAAAAACAAGGCTGACAAACAGGTGCTTGCCGTCGGCGGCGAGCTGAAAAACAGCTTCTGCATAGCAAGAGGCGACCTGCTTTATCCCTCGCCCTACGTGGGAGATATGGCGGATATCCGCACCGTAAAAGCCCTGGAAGAAAGCACCGAGAGAATGTGCGGACTTCTCGAAACGAACCCCGAGGTCATTGTCTGCGATACCCACCCCAAGTACAACACCGTCCGCGTGGCTGAGGATATCGCTAAAAAGCTGGGCGTACCCCTGATAAAGGTACAGCATCACTACGCCCACATACTTTCCTGCATGGCTGAAAACGGCTTTGACGGAAAGGTGATCGGTGTCAGCTTCGACGGCACAGGCTACGGCGATGACGGCACTATATGGGGCGGCGAATTTCTCCTCTGCGATTACCGCGGCTATAAAAGGGTCGGAAGTATACGTCCATTTATGCAGACAGGCGGCGACCTCTCCTCAAAAGAGGGCTGGCGCATAGCCTCGGCACTTATACGCGATGCTTTCGGCGACGGCGGAGAAGTCCTCTGTCAGCGTCTTGGCATATGCGACGGCATGGAGTATAAACTGCAAAAGGCTATGGCTGAAAAGGGTCTCAACTCTGTTAAGTCCACAAGCTGCGGCAGACTTTTCGATGCCGTGTCCGCTATACTCGGTATAAAGAGGACATCCACCTTTGAGGGCGAAGCTTCCGTAGCCCTTATGTGCGAAGCCGAGCGCTGTTTAGCAAAGCGCCACGAGATATCGGAGAATTACCGTACTCCCGAAAAGCTGATAAAGTATCAGGACGGTTTTGTAACTCTCTGTACAATGGCACTTGCGGCTGATATAGCCGAGCGTAAACTCGCCTGCTGTCAGCCCGATGTACTTGCCTATACCTTTCATGCGGTGCTTGCTGATATGGTAACAGCCGCCTGCGAAAAGATAAGCGAGGATACAGGCATAAATACCGTTGCCCTCAGCGGCGGAGTTTTCCAGAACCGTCTGCTGACAAAGCTGTGCCACGAAAGACTTACAGCCAAAGGCTTCACCGTACTTCTGCACAGCCTGATACCGCCCAATGACGGCGGCATAGCTCTGGGACAGGCAGCGTATGGCATTTATAATTCATAA
- a CDS encoding nitrogenase component 1 has protein sequence MKKFLRYISPLAPDDSGACSVLYELGGITVICDAGGCAGNVCGFDEPRWFTKKSALFSAGLRDMDAILGRDDRLVAKLALAQQQLERDFTAIVGTPVPAVIATDYKALERMAEKKTGVPCITVQTDGTKLYDKGEEEAYLRLFKTFAKEKLPTRKGTAAVIGATPLDTGFITADTIVSQIKAEGFEEVKCIGFDSGLDEVKNISRFEKIFVISPAGIRAGNYLKDNFSLDVEVHGCPLPGEYTDKLKDLRTGGRTLIIHQQMTANAVRDIIGDSTCGTFFMLDKTAAQEGDFHIKDEEDLAEKAKGFDLIIADISLKRALPEYKGEWFDLPHFAVSGRTFQ, from the coding sequence ATGAAAAAGTTTTTGAGATATATCTCTCCCCTTGCCCCCGATGATTCAGGTGCCTGTTCGGTGCTTTACGAACTTGGTGGTATCACCGTTATATGCGATGCGGGCGGATGTGCGGGCAATGTCTGCGGTTTTGATGAACCCCGCTGGTTCACTAAAAAGTCCGCGCTGTTCAGTGCGGGACTCCGTGATATGGACGCTATCCTCGGCAGAGATGACCGCCTTGTTGCAAAGCTTGCCCTTGCACAGCAGCAGCTTGAAAGGGACTTCACCGCCATCGTCGGCACACCTGTCCCCGCAGTCATAGCCACCGACTATAAAGCCCTTGAACGCATGGCTGAAAAGAAAACAGGCGTACCCTGTATCACAGTTCAGACCGACGGCACAAAGCTTTACGATAAAGGCGAGGAAGAAGCCTACCTGCGTTTGTTCAAAACATTTGCAAAGGAAAAACTCCCCACCCGGAAAGGCACTGCCGCCGTCATAGGCGCTACACCTCTTGATACGGGCTTCATCACCGCCGATACCATAGTATCGCAGATAAAGGCTGAGGGCTTTGAGGAAGTCAAATGCATAGGCTTCGACAGCGGACTTGACGAAGTAAAAAACATCTCCCGATTTGAGAAGATATTCGTCATATCTCCCGCAGGCATCAGGGCAGGAAATTACCTTAAAGATAATTTCTCACTCGATGTTGAGGTGCACGGCTGTCCGCTTCCTGGTGAGTATACCGATAAGCTGAAAGACCTGAGAACAGGCGGCAGAACTCTTATCATACACCAGCAGATGACAGCAAATGCTGTCCGCGATATCATAGGCGATTCGACCTGCGGAACGTTCTTCATGCTTGATAAGACCGCCGCACAGGAGGGCGACTTCCACATAAAGGACGAGGAAGACCTCGCAGAAAAGGCAAAGGGCTTCGACCTTATAATAGCTGATATCAGCCTTAAACGCGCCCTCCCCGAGTACAAGGGCGAATGGTTCGACCTGCCTCACTTCGCAGTTTCGGGCAGAACTTTCCAATAA
- a CDS encoding nitrogenase component 1, producing MTDAYYITAADLAAKGFENTPDELMSHKHMIYSSPATLDFNSPGAKGFGVKRAGLAIPGSVMLLVAPGCCGRNTALLNELGYNERFFYLLLDDTDIVTGRHLTKIPKACREVCESLDYTPTAVMICITCVDALLGTDMERVCRKCEDETGVPTVPAYMYALTREKRLPPMAGVRKSVYSLLKPQKRISNECNILGYFSHVHDDSELYDLLHSAGIKKVRELSRCSTIDEYHDLSRANFNLVINAEARYAAQDMEKRLGIPFIELTRMYRLDKIRNQYRLLGQALGAEFDDDKYYDKAKTAVDNFISKHGKISAAVGECVNADSFELALALTEYGIKVSEIYGTVGERNFVFIKKLAQVSPDTRIFSNLSPTMLNYERKTDIDVAIGVDAGYYHPDLPCAQFNTEEQPFGYEGVERLLAELDEALAKEEKK from the coding sequence ATGACTGACGCATACTACATCACCGCCGCCGATCTCGCCGCAAAGGGCTTTGAAAATACCCCCGACGAACTCATGAGCCACAAGCATATGATATATTCGTCCCCCGCAACACTGGATTTCAATTCTCCCGGTGCAAAGGGATTCGGCGTAAAAAGAGCGGGTCTTGCCATACCCGGTTCTGTGATGCTTCTGGTAGCCCCCGGCTGCTGCGGAAGAAATACCGCACTTCTCAACGAACTGGGATATAACGAAAGATTTTTCTATCTGCTTCTCGATGATACCGATATCGTCACAGGCAGACATCTCACAAAGATACCAAAGGCGTGCAGAGAAGTCTGCGAAAGCCTTGACTATACACCCACAGCAGTGATGATATGCATTACCTGTGTTGACGCACTTCTTGGTACGGATATGGAACGTGTATGCCGCAAGTGCGAGGACGAAACAGGCGTACCGACTGTCCCCGCATATATGTATGCGCTTACAAGAGAGAAGCGTCTGCCCCCCATGGCAGGAGTGAGAAAGTCGGTATACTCGCTGTTGAAGCCGCAGAAGAGGATATCCAACGAATGTAACATACTCGGATATTTCAGCCATGTTCACGATGACAGCGAGCTGTATGACCTTCTTCACAGTGCGGGCATAAAGAAAGTTCGTGAGCTTTCAAGGTGCAGTACAATAGATGAATACCACGATCTTTCAAGGGCGAATTTCAACCTTGTGATAAATGCCGAAGCGAGATATGCCGCACAGGATATGGAAAAGCGTTTGGGTATACCCTTTATCGAGCTGACGAGAATGTACAGGCTTGATAAGATACGCAATCAGTACCGTCTGCTTGGTCAGGCGCTGGGTGCAGAATTTGATGATGATAAATATTACGATAAAGCCAAAACCGCAGTAGATAACTTCATATCAAAACACGGAAAGATATCTGCGGCGGTGGGCGAGTGCGTAAATGCTGACAGCTTTGAACTTGCCCTTGCACTGACAGAGTACGGCATAAAGGTCAGCGAGATATACGGCACGGTGGGGGAGAGAAACTTCGTATTCATAAAGAAACTTGCTCAGGTATCCCCCGATACCCGCATATTCTCGAACCTTTCGCCTACGATGCTGAATTATGAGAGAAAGACTGATATAGATGTTGCGATAGGTGTTGACGCTGGATATTATCACCCCGACCTGCCATGCGCACAGTTCAATACCGAGGAACAGCCTTTCGGATATGAGGGCGTTGAACGCCTGCTTGCAGAACTAGACGAAGCACTTGCAAAGGAGGAGAAGAAATGA
- a CDS encoding AAA family ATPase: protein MIKLAIYGKGGIGKSTCTANLAAAFASLGKRVIQIGCDPKADSTINLLGGTPVTPVMDYMRDRDEEPTSIEEISQIGFGGILCIETGGPTPGLGCAGRGIITTFSLLEELELFEKFKPDVVLYDVLGDVVCGGFAAPIREGYADKVLIVTSGEKMALYAANNINKAVKNFEDRSYAKVRGIIMNRRAVENEEEKVRAFAESAGLDVAADIPRSADIIKYEDMGKTVIEGDPECETSKRFFDLAKKLIAEEEQDD from the coding sequence ATGATAAAACTGGCGATATACGGCAAGGGCGGCATAGGAAAATCCACCTGTACCGCGAACCTCGCGGCGGCTTTCGCATCTCTCGGAAAAAGGGTGATACAGATAGGCTGTGACCCCAAGGCGGATTCTACCATAAATCTGCTGGGCGGAACACCTGTAACCCCTGTTATGGACTATATGCGCGACCGTGACGAAGAACCGACTTCCATCGAGGAGATATCTCAGATAGGTTTCGGCGGTATACTCTGTATCGAAACAGGCGGACCCACCCCGGGTCTCGGCTGTGCGGGCAGAGGTATCATCACCACATTCTCCCTGTTGGAAGAACTTGAACTTTTTGAGAAGTTCAAGCCCGATGTGGTTCTCTACGATGTCCTCGGCGACGTGGTATGCGGAGGATTTGCCGCCCCTATAAGAGAGGGCTACGCCGACAAGGTGCTGATAGTTACCTCGGGCGAAAAGATGGCGCTGTATGCCGCTAATAATATCAACAAAGCGGTGAAGAATTTCGAGGACAGAAGCTATGCCAAAGTACGCGGTATAATCATGAACCGCCGCGCCGTTGAAAACGAGGAAGAAAAAGTCCGCGCTTTTGCAGAGTCAGCAGGTCTTGACGTTGCGGCTGATATCCCGCGTTCGGCTGATATAATAAAGTACGAGGATATGGGCAAGACCGTCATCGAGGGCGACCCCGAATGTGAAACTTCAAAGCGCTTCTTCGACCTCGCCAAAAAACTCATAGCGGAGGAAGAACAGGATGACTGA
- a CDS encoding nitrogenase component 1 has product MKNVSKIIPCYAADTSGVCSALYEFGGMIVVHDASGCNSTYSTHDEPRWYDMRSDIYISALTETDAILGNDEKLIEDIVSAAKDRQPAFIALCGSPMPMMTGFDYEAVARDIQGRTGIPTFGLATNGTRSYISGAGMALEAIVREFVHDMPKEDFDGIAINIIGATPLDFGLTGAVESMKKLYSRPKMKVISSIGMGGTLDEIRKAASANVNLVVSYCGLPAARYMEKEFGIPYICGVPLGDVDMIQAGALSSFMYETAHDGISRMMAAMCRGRCTDEKAERLVIGEAVLAGSIAFEWSVMTRHAVDVICPPDIDADLSPDKKDMPLYAEEDIKAYIKDRGIKEVVADPLYKYIIPEGCRLIELPHFAFSGRCFAKDMKDPTCNDFLDDLVLAINKKNK; this is encoded by the coding sequence ATGAAAAATGTCAGTAAGATAATACCATGCTATGCGGCGGATACTTCGGGCGTATGTTCGGCGCTGTATGAGTTTGGCGGCATGATAGTCGTGCATGATGCATCGGGCTGCAATTCCACTTATTCAACCCACGATGAACCCCGCTGGTACGATATGCGCTCGGATATCTATATATCCGCGCTTACCGAGACCGATGCTATCCTCGGCAACGATGAAAAGCTTATCGAAGATATAGTCTCAGCCGCTAAAGACCGTCAGCCCGCATTTATAGCGCTGTGCGGTTCACCCATGCCCATGATGACAGGTTTTGACTACGAAGCAGTGGCGAGGGATATTCAGGGACGGACTGGTATACCGACTTTCGGTCTGGCAACCAATGGTACACGTTCGTATATCAGCGGTGCCGGTATGGCGCTTGAAGCTATTGTCCGTGAGTTCGTACATGATATGCCCAAGGAAGATTTCGATGGCATCGCCATAAATATCATAGGTGCGACCCCCCTTGATTTCGGTCTTACGGGGGCGGTTGAAAGCATGAAGAAGCTTTACAGCAGACCTAAGATGAAAGTCATATCCTCCATAGGCATGGGCGGCACTCTCGATGAGATACGCAAAGCAGCCTCTGCAAATGTGAATCTCGTGGTATCCTACTGCGGGCTTCCTGCAGCGCGGTATATGGAAAAGGAATTCGGTATACCCTATATCTGCGGCGTGCCCCTGGGCGATGTCGATATGATACAGGCAGGTGCTCTCAGCAGTTTTATGTATGAAACTGCCCATGACGGTATAAGCAGAATGATGGCAGCAATGTGCCGCGGCAGATGTACCGACGAAAAAGCCGAGCGCCTTGTCATAGGCGAGGCTGTGCTTGCAGGGTCGATAGCCTTTGAATGGTCTGTAATGACCCGCCATGCGGTAGATGTTATATGTCCCCCGGATATAGATGCAGACCTATCTCCCGATAAAAAGGATATGCCCCTATATGCCGAGGAAGACATCAAGGCATATATCAAAGACCGCGGCATTAAGGAAGTCGTGGCAGACCCCCTGTACAAATACATCATACCCGAGGGATGCAGGCTTATCGAACTGCCCCACTTCGCTTTCTCGGGCAGATGCTTTGCAAAGGATATGAAAGATCCTACGTGTAATGACTTTCTGGATGATCTTGTACTCGCAATAAATAAGAAAAATAAATGA
- a CDS encoding nitrogenase component 1, protein MLRKTELDRPPVIRLGDAPRGDFFTGGLEYNPPARGVWNIVHTGMLIPEAHEIFACAQGCLRGVILTAAEMNALDRMSWISVSEQDMFDGTLESDVVDGVCEIIEGLPYRPRAVLLYLSCIHLFAGCDFDIIIRDLSEKFPDIDFSDCYMTPTMRKTISPDAKMRAQLYNALKPLPVDERSVNIIGNDRATDENSELVRIIRDNGFTLRDITSCKTYDEYLDMAKAAVNIAYLPTAAMGCDELSERLGTKSLYLPNSFDAAEIRANIAKLCETLGVECPDLTREEKQAEDALFSAKKALGDIPVAIDFTAVTQPFSLAKLLCEKGFNVKYIINDVLGEDGAAFDGLKTLAPDIEIYSAVNVNMLHFPEEDHEKVIAVGQKAAHYFNTDYFVNIVQNGGYYGFTGIAEIARLIEEAANAPKDRRTLISHKGIGCESCL, encoded by the coding sequence ATGCTCAGAAAAACAGAGCTTGACCGTCCACCCGTGATAAGGCTGGGCGATGCGCCCCGCGGTGATTTCTTCACAGGCGGACTTGAATACAATCCACCTGCAAGGGGTGTATGGAACATAGTCCATACAGGTATGCTGATACCCGAAGCACATGAGATATTCGCCTGTGCTCAGGGCTGTCTCCGCGGTGTTATCCTCACGGCGGCTGAAATGAATGCCCTTGACCGCATGAGCTGGATATCCGTTTCCGAGCAGGATATGTTCGATGGTACGCTGGAAAGCGATGTGGTTGACGGCGTGTGTGAAATAATCGAAGGTCTGCCTTACAGACCCCGCGCTGTGCTTTTGTATCTCAGCTGTATACACCTTTTTGCAGGTTGCGATTTCGATATCATAATACGGGACCTTTCAGAAAAATTTCCCGATATAGATTTTTCGGACTGCTATATGACACCCACCATGCGCAAGACCATCTCTCCCGATGCAAAGATGAGGGCGCAGCTTTACAATGCGCTGAAGCCCCTGCCCGTAGATGAACGCTCGGTGAATATCATCGGCAACGACCGTGCTACCGATGAAAACAGCGAGCTTGTCCGCATAATAAGGGATAATGGCTTTACTCTTAGGGATATAACCTCATGCAAGACCTACGATGAATATCTTGATATGGCAAAGGCGGCGGTGAATATCGCTTATCTGCCTACGGCGGCTATGGGCTGCGATGAACTTTCCGAGCGGCTTGGGACTAAGTCGCTTTATCTGCCCAACAGTTTTGATGCGGCAGAGATAAGGGCGAATATCGCGAAACTGTGCGAAACTCTCGGAGTTGAATGTCCCGACCTTACGCGTGAAGAAAAGCAGGCAGAGGACGCACTTTTCTCCGCAAAAAAAGCTTTGGGCGATATTCCCGTAGCTATCGACTTCACAGCGGTAACACAGCCTTTCTCTCTGGCGAAACTCCTTTGCGAAAAAGGCTTCAATGTGAAGTATATCATAAATGATGTTCTGGGTGAGGACGGCGCCGCATTCGATGGGCTGAAAACTCTCGCACCAGATATTGAGATATACTCGGCGGTTAATGTGAATATGCTGCATTTCCCCGAGGAAGACCATGAAAAGGTCATAGCCGTGGGTCAGAAAGCCGCACATTATTTCAACACCGACTATTTCGTAAATATAGTCCAGAACGGCGGATATTACGGCTTTACAGGCATAGCTGAGATAGCACGCCTGATAGAAGAAGCGGCAAACGCACCAAAGGACAGGCGGACTCTTATATCACACAAGGGTATCGGCTGTGAGAGCTGTTTATAA